A genomic segment from Legionella micdadei encodes:
- a CDS encoding polysaccharide deacetylase family protein: protein MRKLYLLWLLLLACNGFAQTREIAITIDDLPLVASKMDTPGNQQRATERFNKIIEALTQNHVPATGFVIAGAIAKGQWAFLEQFRNAGFDLGNHTYSHYNLNQMSADKYIADVARADKILAPLLTEPKYFRYPYLAEGNKTSKPKVLNYLTENHYVIAPVTIDSKDFRFNEQLYKVPYRSREAYINKLKPRYLDYIWNQTLKAEQRAKGQPVKQILLIHANLLNSYVLGDIIQMYKQNGYTFITLTEALKNPAPALTFPASEGSNEKSTDEKAGGGGEDNVLGIGGQLLFH from the coding sequence ATGCGTAAATTATATCTCTTATGGTTATTATTACTGGCTTGCAATGGTTTTGCTCAAACACGCGAAATAGCAATAACGATCGATGACTTGCCACTCGTTGCTTCTAAAATGGATACACCAGGGAATCAACAAAGGGCAACAGAGCGATTTAATAAAATAATTGAAGCACTCACACAAAACCACGTTCCTGCTACTGGCTTTGTCATAGCGGGTGCTATTGCCAAAGGACAATGGGCTTTTCTTGAACAATTTCGTAATGCTGGATTTGACTTAGGCAACCACACCTACTCACATTATAATTTGAACCAAATGAGTGCTGATAAATACATAGCGGACGTGGCTCGAGCTGATAAAATTCTAGCTCCTTTGCTTACTGAACCTAAATATTTCCGTTACCCTTATCTTGCTGAGGGGAATAAAACCTCTAAACCTAAGGTTCTCAATTATTTAACAGAAAACCATTATGTCATTGCTCCAGTTACAATAGATAGCAAAGATTTTCGCTTCAATGAACAGCTCTATAAAGTACCGTATCGCTCGAGGGAAGCCTATATCAATAAGCTAAAACCGCGTTACCTCGACTATATCTGGAATCAAACGTTAAAAGCCGAACAGCGTGCAAAAGGCCAACCAGTCAAGCAAATTTTACTTATCCATGCAAATTTGCTGAATAGTTATGTTTTGGGTGATATTATCCAAATGTATAAACAAAATGGTTATACTTTTATCACTTTGACTGAGGCGCTTAAAAACCCTGCACCCGCACTCACTTTCCCTGCATCAGAAGGTTCTAACGAAAAATCGACTGATGAAAAAGCTGGTGGTGGCGGGGAAGACAACGTATTAGGAATTGGAGGTCAACTTTTGTTTCATTAA
- a CDS encoding EscU/YscU/HrcU family type III secretion system export apparatus switch protein yields MSDKTEKATPYKLQKAKEKGYVNKSIELNSTLILIGLLIVTSALWPSVLQHIKALMMHLFFFATHLPMSIDNLDKLQQFFLSTLIRLWLPFALTSILLLVLSTIAQTGFVWSTSALTPNFNRLNLAQELKRLFSFNSLFLGIKSSLKLLLIFILILLNLPREINTLLQLHALNPSAHPHLIMQLILKLGLQLLLLLFALAILDKLYMSWKYKKDNRMSKQEVKDEYRQREGDPKIKSKIKQLQQQIRQKTAALEQVKTADVMITNPTHLAIALKYERSIMPAPKVVFKARGEFAHHARVLAERHAIPIIQNKSFAQSLFATVELNQWIHTEHFPVAALIFREIYRNQGIS; encoded by the coding sequence ATGAGCGATAAAACAGAGAAAGCAACGCCTTATAAACTGCAAAAGGCGAAAGAAAAGGGCTACGTCAATAAAAGCATTGAGTTGAATTCCACATTAATTTTAATCGGTTTGCTCATTGTAACTAGCGCTCTATGGCCTTCAGTGCTACAGCACATTAAGGCGTTAATGATGCATCTATTCTTTTTTGCGACACATCTACCCATGAGCATTGATAACCTGGATAAATTACAGCAATTTTTCTTATCCACCTTAATTCGCTTATGGTTACCTTTTGCCCTAACAAGCATACTTTTACTTGTTCTATCAACGATTGCTCAAACTGGTTTTGTTTGGTCCACAAGTGCGCTTACACCTAATTTTAATCGGTTAAATTTAGCTCAAGAGCTGAAACGATTATTTTCATTTAACTCTTTATTTTTGGGAATAAAGTCAAGTCTCAAATTACTCTTAATTTTCATATTAATCCTTTTAAATCTTCCTCGTGAAATTAATACCTTATTACAACTACACGCTCTCAACCCTAGCGCCCATCCTCATTTAATAATGCAGCTAATTTTAAAATTGGGTTTGCAACTTTTATTATTGTTATTTGCACTAGCCATATTAGATAAGCTCTATATGAGCTGGAAATATAAAAAAGACAATCGCATGAGTAAACAGGAAGTTAAAGACGAGTATCGCCAACGTGAAGGCGATCCTAAAATTAAATCTAAAATCAAACAATTGCAGCAACAAATAAGGCAAAAAACAGCAGCATTAGAACAAGTAAAAACAGCCGATGTAATGATTACTAATCCCACCCACTTAGCAATTGCCCTGAAATACGAACGCAGCATCATGCCTGCACCGAAAGTGGTGTTTAAAGCGCGTGGAGAATTTGCCCATCACGCAAGGGTACTGGCCGAGCGCCATGCTATTCCGATTATCCAAAATAAATCATTTGCGCAATCATTGTTTGCCACTGTGGAGTTAAATCAATGGATTCACACCGAACATTTCCCAGTTGCTGCCCTAATTTTTCGTGAGATTTATCGCAACCAAGGTATCTCATGA
- the fliQ gene encoding flagellar biosynthesis protein FliQ: MMSNDLAIFLSKQLLWHALLIPSPVILTALFCGLIISILQAITQIQDSSLSFIPKILAVVLMLMLCGEWMLHSLVDFTKNLIASIPETIG; the protein is encoded by the coding sequence ATGATGTCTAACGATTTAGCGATTTTTTTATCGAAACAGCTGCTTTGGCACGCTTTGTTGATCCCCTCGCCCGTTATTCTGACGGCTCTCTTTTGCGGGCTAATCATTTCAATTTTACAAGCCATCACTCAAATTCAGGATTCATCCCTAAGCTTTATTCCTAAAATTCTAGCGGTTGTCTTAATGCTCATGCTCTGTGGCGAATGGATGCTGCATTCCCTTGTTGATTTCACCAAAAATCTGATCGCAAGCATTCCGGAGACAATAGGATGA
- a CDS encoding MlaD family protein, giving the protein MRQERLYTLVGLFVGGAISLTIIIGLYAYDEYIREKVETYVMFFRGSLAGVNVSSDVTYRGVKIGEVKRIEITENETKNKIKIPVYVQFFVERTFVGEQSPIQLLISKGYVATIKKPNYLTGIASIDIEKAIPPQPPIKAEFRGYPIFPTSNTPREYTSLDEAFTAAKKAFEDISDFVHSEKVNGAFDATKNMAISMDRLVTHLHELIPPTLTNFNHSLGDVSALALNLNHLMPPVFVAFGESLKQVSSLATNLDEIIPPTFNTFNQSMKDVSAAANSTQNLTDYLLRYPESLLRGRK; this is encoded by the coding sequence ATGCGTCAGGAACGATTATATACATTAGTTGGGCTGTTTGTGGGTGGAGCAATCAGTTTGACAATCATTATCGGACTTTATGCATACGATGAATACATCCGTGAAAAAGTCGAAACTTATGTTATGTTTTTTAGAGGCTCTTTGGCAGGGGTGAATGTAAGCTCAGATGTGACATATCGAGGAGTAAAAATAGGCGAAGTTAAGCGCATCGAGATCACAGAAAATGAAACTAAAAACAAAATAAAAATTCCTGTCTATGTCCAATTTTTTGTCGAAAGAACATTTGTTGGAGAGCAAAGCCCTATCCAATTGTTAATCAGTAAAGGGTATGTCGCTACGATAAAAAAACCTAATTATTTAACGGGAATTGCCTCGATTGATATAGAAAAAGCTATTCCCCCGCAACCTCCTATAAAGGCTGAGTTCCGTGGCTACCCTATTTTTCCTACGAGTAATACACCTCGGGAATACACAAGTTTAGATGAAGCTTTTACAGCGGCTAAAAAAGCGTTTGAAGATATTAGTGATTTTGTTCACTCTGAAAAAGTAAATGGCGCATTCGATGCAACAAAAAATATGGCTATAAGTATGGATCGATTGGTTACTCATTTGCATGAACTGATACCGCCAACTTTAACTAATTTTAACCATAGCTTAGGAGATGTTTCTGCTTTAGCGCTAAACTTAAATCACTTAATGCCGCCTGTATTTGTTGCTTTCGGCGAGAGCTTAAAGCAAGTCTCGAGCTTGGCTACTAATTTGGACGAAATTATTCCACCAACGTTTAACACGTTTAATCAAAGCATGAAAGACGTATCTGCTGCTGCAAATTCGACTCAGAATTTGACAGATTATTTATTACGATATCCAGAATCATTATTGCGAGGGAGAAAGTGA
- a CDS encoding flagellar biosynthetic protein FliR, whose amino-acid sequence MITVSYSPFAVFALVAIRLGVILIFTPIQAIRQLPIHVRLFIVFALSIFLVSNLSLSVRPPDEIGLAIDALVELSNGLILSISLFAAFAVFQIAGQLIDTQIGLNSLAILNPVDHSYDPLTGRLLSLFAVLTFFALNGHHRLIQGLAFSLTIIPPGKLIFFNHLSLLLNQFGLVLNLAWMLASPVLIAILLIEFLSAIITRNMPQMSTYFLAMPIKILLGFFLLIFIFNYVTPLADHLFNLCFQTWHEVMV is encoded by the coding sequence ATGATCACTGTCAGCTATTCTCCATTTGCTGTTTTTGCTCTAGTCGCCATTCGCCTCGGTGTGATCTTAATTTTCACTCCTATTCAAGCAATCCGACAATTGCCTATTCATGTACGGCTATTCATTGTGTTTGCGTTGAGCATTTTTCTTGTCAGCAACTTATCCTTGTCCGTGCGACCACCGGATGAGATCGGTTTAGCTATCGACGCACTGGTAGAATTAAGTAATGGCTTAATTTTATCCATTAGCCTTTTTGCCGCTTTTGCCGTTTTCCAGATTGCCGGTCAATTAATCGATACACAAATTGGCTTGAATTCTCTTGCCATTTTGAATCCCGTTGATCATTCTTATGATCCACTAACTGGCCGTTTATTATCCCTTTTTGCGGTTTTAACCTTTTTTGCTTTGAACGGGCATCATCGATTAATACAAGGGTTAGCTTTTTCATTAACAATTATCCCTCCAGGCAAACTTATTTTTTTCAACCATCTTAGCCTTTTGCTTAATCAATTTGGTTTGGTTCTTAACCTCGCTTGGATGCTGGCTAGCCCGGTGCTCATCGCCATACTGCTCATTGAATTCTTGAGTGCCATCATCACCCGAAATATGCCGCAAATGAGTACTTATTTTTTAGCAATGCCGATTAAAATTTTGCTTGGCTTTTTTCTTCTTATTTTTATATTTAATTATGTTACTCCGCTGGCGGATCACCTTTTCAACCTCTGTTTTCAAACGTGGCATGAGGTGATGGTATGA
- a CDS encoding glutathione S-transferase family protein — MITLYQFPGIWGLPNASPFCLKVETYLRMAEIPFEIRFVRDPRKAPKGKLPFIKIDGKTLADSEMIIDYLKRKFGDFLDRNLNKEQKALTVILDNTFAERLYWIMVYMRWQYEPNWPVVKKAFFDKMPALSKLVIPTVVRKNILKTLYSQGIGRHKYEEILEMGYRTLDAIADLLGEKKYFHGNEPSTIDAIAFPFLANIVWVPYVDALKTHLNKHENVLRFCDRMWSSFYPEFPKPFAIVS; from the coding sequence ATGATTACATTGTACCAATTTCCTGGTATTTGGGGATTGCCAAATGCTAGTCCATTCTGCCTAAAGGTCGAGACTTATTTGCGCATGGCAGAAATTCCTTTCGAAATTCGATTTGTGAGGGATCCGCGCAAAGCACCTAAAGGTAAGCTTCCTTTCATTAAAATCGACGGTAAGACGCTTGCTGATAGTGAGATGATTATTGATTATTTAAAAAGAAAATTCGGCGATTTTCTTGATAGAAATTTAAATAAAGAACAGAAAGCATTGACTGTAATACTCGATAATACTTTTGCTGAGCGGTTATATTGGATTATGGTTTATATGCGTTGGCAATATGAACCAAATTGGCCGGTTGTTAAGAAGGCTTTCTTTGACAAAATGCCAGCATTATCCAAATTAGTTATTCCAACTGTAGTACGTAAGAACATACTGAAAACTTTATACTCTCAAGGCATTGGGCGTCATAAATATGAAGAAATTTTAGAGATGGGCTATAGAACGCTTGATGCCATTGCGGACTTGCTGGGTGAGAAGAAATATTTCCATGGAAATGAACCAAGTACCATCGATGCGATTGCTTTTCCATTTTTGGCGAATATTGTGTGGGTGCCTTATGTGGATGCTTTGAAAACCCATCTAAACAAGCATGAGAATGTGCTTCGCTTCTGCGATAGAATGTGGAGTAGTTTTTATCCCGAATTTCCAAAACCTTTTGCTATTGTTTCCTAA
- the bufA2 gene encoding BufA2 family periplasmic bufferin-type metallophore: MMDKMKITGAALAIGAAALFSAVPAVASAHCHHHGMVKCLTVNGCKGYSSCKTANNACKGLNACKGQGFVYLTRAQCQQILGPAAVTYK; encoded by the coding sequence ATGATGGATAAAATGAAAATAACAGGTGCAGCTTTAGCCATTGGTGCAGCAGCTTTATTTTCGGCTGTTCCTGCCGTTGCTTCAGCACATTGCCACCACCACGGCATGGTTAAGTGTTTAACTGTAAATGGCTGCAAAGGCTACAGCAGTTGTAAAACAGCTAATAATGCTTGCAAAGGGCTCAATGCTTGTAAAGGACAGGGTTTCGTGTATTTAACAAGGGCTCAATGCCAACAAATTCTAGGTCCAGCAGCAGTAACTTACAAATAA
- a CDS encoding flagellar biosynthesis protein FlhA: protein MMENNRNKYQGNSELIMISFAISILLILFIPIPAGLLDFLLIINFSWALIILLLTFYTDKPLSFSTFPALLLLSTLFRLSLNISATRLILTNGNAGNVIQAIGQYVIRGNYIMGLVVFLILILIQYLVITNGAQRVAEVAARFTLDSMPGKQMSIDADLNMGIISQAEAKFRRAQIEKEANFYGSMDGASKFVKGDAIAGILIILVDILGGFAIGMAQKGLSLTESIQRYTLLTVGDGLVTQVPALIISTATGIIVTRAATDTQLGGEISKQIAAYPKSLIMVCFGLLSLLLLKGIPAMPVITISGLVAIAAWFALRSKAEETIEEIEESLYEKIKIYPIEIQLHQELYACLAQQEQTFLQYLQQVRERLAFEIGFVMPEVKLISDKKLSYPFYCISIQGNNQGYHQLHFDKVLAIVSSRTHQETTILNQGIEVRDPSYGLPAVWIDANQETKAIEMGYTLCDPINVLITHVKEVVYNHTADLLTRTETGALLEQADIRHLRDELIPTLLSLSHVQCILKNLLQEKVSIRNLSTILEVLLEHAKNITDPGQLTELVRMRLGAAICQKLMINQKSLQVLTLAPVLEQKLNQNLGKDFWALEPSLTETFITSLANQVEKMLGERKRPVLLCSSALRKHIKQLTQRVIPHLTVLAMNEVPVSISVESFAVVQ, encoded by the coding sequence ATGATGGAAAACAATAGAAATAAATATCAGGGTAACAGTGAATTGATCATGATAAGTTTTGCAATCAGCATATTACTTATCTTATTTATTCCCATTCCAGCTGGATTACTCGATTTTTTACTCATCATCAACTTTAGTTGGGCTTTAATTATACTTCTCCTAACGTTTTATACTGATAAGCCTTTGAGTTTTTCTACTTTCCCAGCGCTATTACTGCTTTCAACCCTTTTTCGCTTATCGCTTAATATTTCTGCTACTCGCCTTATTTTGACCAACGGCAATGCCGGAAATGTCATTCAAGCAATAGGGCAGTATGTCATCCGCGGCAATTACATAATGGGATTAGTGGTTTTTTTAATTCTAATTCTCATTCAGTATCTCGTGATCACCAATGGTGCCCAACGAGTGGCCGAAGTAGCCGCTAGGTTTACCTTAGACAGCATGCCGGGTAAGCAAATGAGTATTGACGCCGATCTCAATATGGGCATTATCTCCCAAGCGGAAGCAAAATTTAGGCGCGCCCAAATTGAAAAGGAAGCCAATTTCTATGGCTCCATGGATGGTGCATCTAAATTTGTTAAGGGAGATGCGATTGCCGGTATTTTAATTATTTTAGTCGATATTCTTGGTGGGTTTGCCATCGGCATGGCACAAAAAGGATTAAGTCTTACTGAATCGATTCAGCGATATACGTTGCTTACCGTAGGCGATGGTTTAGTAACTCAAGTTCCTGCACTCATCATTTCAACAGCGACCGGAATTATTGTAACGAGAGCAGCCACTGACACCCAGCTTGGTGGTGAAATTTCTAAACAAATTGCAGCTTATCCTAAAAGTTTAATTATGGTTTGTTTTGGCCTCTTAAGCTTGCTACTGCTAAAAGGCATTCCTGCCATGCCTGTAATCACTATTTCAGGCTTAGTTGCCATTGCCGCCTGGTTTGCACTTCGATCAAAGGCGGAAGAAACCATTGAAGAAATTGAAGAATCCCTTTACGAAAAAATTAAAATTTATCCGATAGAAATCCAGTTGCATCAGGAGTTATATGCTTGCCTAGCCCAACAAGAGCAAACCTTTCTTCAGTACTTGCAACAAGTCAGGGAACGCTTAGCTTTTGAAATCGGTTTTGTCATGCCTGAAGTCAAATTAATAAGCGATAAAAAACTCAGTTATCCATTTTATTGCATCAGTATCCAGGGTAATAATCAAGGCTACCACCAACTGCATTTTGATAAAGTTCTCGCGATTGTTTCAAGTCGAACGCATCAAGAAACCACCATCCTGAATCAAGGTATTGAAGTACGAGATCCCAGCTATGGATTGCCTGCAGTTTGGATTGATGCAAATCAAGAAACCAAAGCGATTGAAATGGGATATACCCTCTGTGATCCCATTAATGTGCTGATCACTCACGTAAAAGAAGTTGTTTATAATCATACTGCTGATTTGCTTACCAGAACGGAAACAGGAGCTCTACTCGAGCAAGCGGATATACGTCATCTTCGCGATGAACTTATCCCTACCCTATTATCGCTTAGCCACGTCCAATGTATTCTTAAAAATTTATTACAAGAAAAAGTTTCAATCCGTAACTTATCCACTATTCTCGAAGTTTTGCTTGAACATGCAAAAAATATCACTGATCCAGGCCAACTTACTGAACTAGTCCGCATGCGTCTTGGTGCAGCGATTTGCCAAAAATTAATGATTAATCAAAAGAGTTTACAGGTACTCACACTTGCACCTGTCTTAGAGCAAAAGCTCAATCAAAATTTGGGCAAAGATTTTTGGGCATTAGAACCCAGTTTAACTGAAACCTTTATTACTTCTCTTGCCAATCAAGTTGAAAAAATGCTTGGTGAAAGAAAGAGACCGGTTTTGCTCTGTTCTTCAGCCCTGCGAAAACACATAAAACAATTAACACAGCGAGTGATTCCACATCTTACTGTACTGGCCATGAATGAAGTACCGGTCAGTATTTCAGTTGAATCATTCGCAGTTGTACAATAA
- a CDS encoding flagellar hook-basal body protein — MLIDALGAAQIAMLQDQMRLQSINQNITNMQTPGYKRQLLESTEFASLLDAEIASANQQMERAQFFTQGTVMQSQNAKDIAISGDGFFEVQAEEGIFYTRRGDLHVNERGELSLATGALLLGKSGPIRVDDNIFTIDTQGMVYIDNRKVDQINLVEFAEIQKLNYRGNGLYEAIELPKPANSTTSVLQGFIEQSNVKSVDEMLEMLKTSRHFEASQKVMHTADNLLSAAINQLGEGNV; from the coding sequence ATGCTGATTGATGCCCTCGGAGCAGCACAAATTGCCATGTTACAAGACCAAATGCGTTTGCAGTCGATCAACCAAAACATCACTAATATGCAAACCCCGGGTTATAAACGCCAGCTCCTTGAAAGCACCGAATTCGCTAGTCTACTTGATGCAGAAATCGCGTCAGCTAACCAACAAATGGAAAGAGCACAATTCTTTACTCAAGGTACCGTGATGCAATCACAAAATGCAAAAGACATTGCAATTTCTGGCGACGGTTTTTTTGAAGTGCAAGCAGAAGAAGGTATTTTTTATACCCGTCGAGGCGATTTGCATGTCAATGAACGGGGTGAATTGTCTCTGGCGACCGGTGCTTTACTTTTAGGAAAATCAGGCCCCATAAGGGTGGATGATAATATTTTCACCATTGACACCCAAGGTATGGTGTATATCGATAATCGCAAGGTTGATCAAATAAACCTTGTCGAGTTTGCAGAAATACAAAAATTGAACTACCGAGGTAATGGACTCTATGAAGCCATTGAGTTACCTAAGCCCGCTAATAGCACAACCAGTGTACTGCAAGGTTTTATTGAGCAATCCAATGTGAAGTCTGTTGATGAAATGCTAGAAATGCTCAAAACTTCGCGCCATTTTGAAGCATCACAAAAAGTTATGCACACCGCTGATAATCTATTGTCTGCAGCAATCAATCAATTAGGAGAAGGAAATGTCTGA
- a CDS encoding YchJ family protein, with amino-acid sequence MIQCPCGSETHYLACCGRYIENQETPNTPESLMRSRYTAYSQANIGYIKKTMSGKSLEGFDAAEAERWAKQATWIGLRIIKSYLDPKRQDVGYVEFIASYQMQGENQTIHELSQFQRHEGKWFYTDGTHLKTPLPPKKPKISRNAPCPCGSQKKYKNCHGKV; translated from the coding sequence ATGATTCAATGTCCTTGCGGTTCAGAAACGCATTATCTGGCTTGCTGCGGCAGATATATAGAAAATCAGGAAACACCCAATACCCCAGAAAGCTTAATGCGCTCACGCTATACGGCCTATTCTCAAGCTAACATCGGCTACATCAAAAAAACCATGAGTGGTAAATCGTTAGAAGGGTTTGATGCAGCTGAGGCCGAGCGCTGGGCAAAACAGGCTACTTGGATTGGATTACGAATTATAAAAAGCTACTTGGATCCTAAACGACAGGATGTTGGCTATGTCGAATTTATTGCAAGTTATCAAATGCAAGGAGAAAATCAAACAATCCATGAACTAAGTCAATTTCAGCGGCATGAAGGCAAATGGTTCTATACGGATGGTACTCATCTTAAGACTCCTTTGCCGCCTAAAAAACCGAAAATTTCCCGTAATGCACCTTGTCCTTGTGGAAGTCAAAAGAAATACAAAAATTGTCATGGGAAAGTATAG
- a CDS encoding PqiC family protein → MLISCGRSPDSQFYVLNPISPMQKPVKKYSYLRIGINEINTPAYMLKPEFIIHYTSHEVKLEEYHRWVENLDKNTKRVIEANLLTLLPGATVVSAPWDYKSKPDYQLQIDISQFEVDIEGNSILRAEYLIYSGNQLYKRGVLYYHQKTKQVNIETLVASMNANLNHFTEDLARVFASIDSNKKNELSQKEPRKPFPTIK, encoded by the coding sequence ATGCTCATATCTTGTGGTCGCAGCCCCGATTCGCAATTTTATGTGCTCAATCCAATTTCGCCTATGCAAAAGCCGGTGAAAAAATACTCCTATTTACGCATTGGAATAAATGAAATTAATACCCCTGCGTACATGTTAAAACCTGAGTTTATTATTCATTACACTTCCCACGAAGTTAAATTGGAAGAGTATCACCGGTGGGTTGAAAATTTAGATAAAAATACAAAGAGGGTGATCGAAGCGAATCTTTTAACTTTATTGCCTGGTGCCACTGTAGTTAGCGCGCCTTGGGACTATAAATCGAAACCTGACTACCAGTTACAAATTGATATTTCACAATTTGAAGTAGATATTGAAGGAAATAGTATTCTTCGAGCTGAATACCTCATTTATTCCGGTAATCAGCTGTATAAAAGGGGAGTGCTTTATTATCATCAAAAAACGAAACAGGTAAATATTGAAACTTTAGTTGCTAGTATGAACGCGAATTTGAATCATTTCACCGAAGACTTAGCTAGGGTTTTTGCCTCGATTGACTCCAATAAAAAGAATGAATTATCGCAAAAGGAGCCCCGCAAACCTTTTCCGACAATAAAATAA
- a CDS encoding ABC transporter permease gives MHLPERLRYYGAPVLGSIIIFFYFFGHLCLNFVDLLTGRLSLSWHGLLYTVYRSGVRLLIPLMLISSLLGISIVLNIYNILSPYNLQHQVLLISQKILFYDFLPFLIGLMLSLQTALNLITARIKKLNLSPDEVIVLYIIPIMLGITFSALVLYLYSVSIVFISIYFCFRFLLYTDIYEYMFHLTNTVTSSGLIYSVIKMTLYCTIVSLIVGYYYYQVATRHSLLRKAMSRIITRSFVWLVISSIYFKLIAY, from the coding sequence ATGCACTTACCAGAACGATTACGTTACTATGGAGCGCCAGTATTAGGTTCAATTATCATTTTTTTCTATTTTTTTGGTCATTTATGTTTGAATTTTGTGGATCTTCTAACAGGTAGGTTGTCTCTTTCATGGCATGGACTGCTATACACAGTCTACCGTTCCGGTGTTAGGCTTTTAATTCCGTTGATGTTGATTAGCTCTCTGCTAGGTATATCGATTGTACTCAATATTTATAATATTCTGAGTCCATATAACTTACAGCACCAAGTATTATTGATTTCTCAGAAAATATTATTTTATGATTTTCTGCCTTTTCTCATTGGACTTATGTTGTCGTTGCAAACTGCTTTAAATTTGATTACTGCACGCATCAAAAAGTTGAATTTATCACCTGACGAAGTCATTGTGCTCTATATTATTCCAATCATGTTGGGAATTACCTTCAGTGCGCTGGTTTTATACTTGTACTCAGTGAGCATTGTCTTTATCAGCATCTATTTCTGTTTTCGATTTCTTTTATATACCGATATTTATGAATACATGTTTCATTTAACAAACACTGTTACAAGCTCTGGTCTTATTTATTCAGTAATTAAGATGACATTATATTGCACTATAGTGAGTCTGATCGTAGGCTATTACTATTATCAAGTAGCAACAAGACATTCTCTATTAAGAAAGGCAATGTCGCGAATTATTACTCGAAGTTTTGTGTGGTTAGTAATAAGTAGCATTTATTTCAAATTAATTGCCTATTAA
- a CDS encoding flagellar hook-basal body protein, with product MSDAFAIAASGLKSEEYYIDKIANDLANLNTPNYKASKIIFTDILYQNITGSSPNYQTQAQSKLGLGTAIYKITKDFSTGSLKPSDDWHNIAIDGNGFLQVINSEGNISYTRNSTLITDEDRYLATQDGLRLVDNIQIPEDYIEVRIQKNGDVEAILPDEPEPQLLGTIKLAKFINPEALDPIGTGLYNTTDQAGEPIIDIPGNSGMGSLLQKQIEQSNVDMVSALMQLTLAQRVYQLNAKAVQITDELERITNEIRS from the coding sequence ATGTCTGACGCATTTGCAATTGCCGCAAGCGGCTTAAAATCTGAGGAATATTATATCGATAAGATTGCTAATGATCTTGCGAATTTGAACACACCAAATTACAAGGCCTCAAAAATTATTTTTACCGATATACTGTACCAAAATATTACCGGTAGTTCTCCAAACTATCAAACTCAAGCGCAGTCGAAATTAGGCTTAGGCACTGCAATTTATAAAATAACAAAAGATTTTAGCACGGGATCGCTAAAACCAAGCGATGATTGGCATAACATTGCCATCGATGGTAATGGTTTCCTGCAAGTTATAAACAGTGAAGGCAATATTTCCTATACACGCAATTCTACATTGATTACTGATGAAGATCGTTACCTTGCTACTCAAGATGGCCTAAGGTTAGTGGACAACATTCAAATCCCGGAAGATTACATTGAGGTTAGGATTCAAAAAAATGGCGATGTTGAAGCCATTTTGCCCGATGAGCCTGAACCTCAATTATTAGGTACGATTAAACTCGCTAAATTCATAAATCCTGAAGCCTTAGATCCTATCGGCACTGGCCTATACAACACAACGGATCAGGCTGGTGAACCGATCATAGATATCCCGGGCAACAGTGGCATGGGATCTTTGCTACAAAAGCAAATTGAGCAATCAAACGTTGATATGGTAAGTGCACTAATGCAGTTAACGCTCGCCCAGCGAGTCTATCAGTTAAATGCCAAAGCCGTGCAAATCACTGACGAATTGGAAAGAATAACCAATGAAATTCGGAGTTAA